A genomic window from Deltaproteobacteria bacterium includes:
- a CDS encoding response regulator transcription factor: MSAAPARKIEVVVCEDQPQILKAQVKILQESPEIEVVGTALSGEAVLELLQQKQPDVLLQDLGLPRMSGIEVTRQVKRKWPSIEVLIFTIFDEEEKVLDAVKAGASGYLLKGASSEKILDAIREVKAGGSVIQPSLARRLLRHFRVSETEGKPALREEPPTRPLTEREVEILRLIAKGLSNNEAAGVLDLSRATVRTHLEHIYDKLEVTNRVEAVTEGLRKGLIEV, encoded by the coding sequence ATGAGCGCCGCACCCGCAAGGAAAATCGAGGTCGTCGTCTGCGAGGATCAGCCGCAGATCCTCAAGGCGCAGGTGAAGATCCTGCAGGAGTCGCCGGAGATCGAGGTGGTCGGCACCGCGCTTTCCGGCGAGGCGGTGCTCGAGCTGCTGCAGCAGAAGCAGCCCGACGTGCTTCTCCAGGACCTGGGCTTGCCGCGCATGAGCGGAATCGAAGTGACCCGCCAGGTGAAGCGGAAGTGGCCATCGATCGAGGTCCTGATCTTCACCATCTTCGACGAGGAGGAGAAGGTCCTCGACGCGGTGAAGGCCGGCGCCTCCGGGTATCTGCTGAAAGGCGCGAGCTCGGAGAAGATCCTCGACGCCATCCGCGAGGTGAAGGCGGGCGGCAGCGTGATCCAGCCGAGCCTGGCGCGGCGACTCCTCCGTCATTTTCGCGTCTCCGAGACGGAGGGGAAACCGGCCCTGCGCGAGGAGCCTCCCACCCGTCCGTTGACCGAACGCGAGGTGGAGATCCTCCGGCTGATCGCGAAGGGCCTGTCGAACAACGAGGCCGCCGGCGTGCTCGATCTCTCGCGGGCCACCGTCCGGACGCACCTCGAGCACATCTACGACAAGCTCGAGGTGACGAACCGGGTGGAAGCGGTCACGGAGGGGCTGCGGAAGGGATTGATCGAGGTCTAG
- a CDS encoding sensor histidine kinase: protein MGERGTLVGAPSRGGLFAARPERTERSRVFQEDRFLTRARALFYARLAFLVLGLGVIGVPSWSAAFGIRGSKPFAVYLLMVAYSAANYLFLARKKLGKALTFATLCADLCVLVWLVSVTGGLRSPLLAAQLLFTIQFVLLFPTPLAVVPPLLAFPVVAKASQVLGGHALTQIDVFILLWYSAINCILVYVIVYLNERDRTKHRELQKLSTALRDMAIVDERNRLAREIHDGLGGVLSSVVIQSEYLLNMIDGSEVRARLSGNTEARAVILPTIRKELSDLHDAASESMDELRRSLRMMKEDFDLVGTVSDYCRLASGRHRLDVRFERTGPERSVGPESALALFRVLQEAVTNAAKHCPKGTVVKVSLAFDEERAKLTIHDRGPGFTLPSDPATLSRAGHYGLANMRERAKKVSGDFRMTSAPGKGTCIELGVHAGEELER from the coding sequence ATGGGGGAGAGGGGGACGCTGGTCGGCGCGCCGTCGCGCGGTGGGCTCTTCGCGGCGCGGCCCGAGCGCACCGAGAGGTCGCGCGTCTTCCAGGAGGACCGCTTCCTCACCCGGGCCCGGGCGCTGTTCTATGCCCGGCTCGCGTTCCTGGTGCTCGGCCTCGGCGTCATCGGGGTGCCGTCGTGGTCGGCGGCGTTCGGCATCCGGGGGTCGAAGCCGTTCGCCGTCTACCTGCTGATGGTCGCGTACAGCGCCGCGAACTACCTCTTCCTCGCGCGCAAGAAGTTGGGCAAGGCGCTGACCTTCGCCACGCTCTGCGCCGACCTCTGCGTGCTGGTCTGGCTGGTGAGCGTCACCGGTGGGCTCCGCAGTCCGCTGCTTGCGGCCCAGTTGCTCTTCACCATCCAGTTCGTCCTCCTCTTTCCCACTCCACTCGCCGTGGTCCCGCCGCTGCTTGCCTTCCCGGTGGTGGCGAAGGCCAGCCAGGTGCTCGGCGGCCACGCGCTGACGCAGATCGATGTCTTCATCCTGCTCTGGTACTCGGCGATCAATTGCATCCTCGTCTACGTGATCGTGTACCTGAACGAGCGCGACCGGACGAAGCACCGGGAGCTGCAGAAGCTCTCCACGGCGCTGCGCGACATGGCCATCGTCGACGAGCGGAACCGGCTGGCGCGCGAAATCCACGACGGGCTCGGAGGCGTGCTCTCCTCGGTCGTGATCCAGAGCGAATACCTGCTGAACATGATCGACGGCTCGGAAGTGCGCGCGCGCCTGTCGGGAAACACCGAGGCTCGCGCCGTGATCCTGCCCACCATTCGCAAGGAGCTTTCCGACCTCCACGACGCGGCCTCCGAATCGATGGATGAGCTGCGCCGCAGCCTGCGGATGATGAAGGAGGACTTCGACCTCGTCGGCACCGTCTCGGACTACTGCAGGCTCGCCTCCGGACGGCATCGTCTGGACGTGCGTTTCGAGCGCACCGGACCCGAGCGATCGGTCGGCCCGGAGAGCGCGCTGGCCCTGTTCCGGGTGCTGCAGGAGGCGGTGACCAACGCCGCAAAGCATTGTCCGAAGGGAACGGTCGTCAAAGTCAGCCTGGCGTTCGACGAGGAACGCGCCAAGCTGACGATCCACGACCGCGGGCCTGGTTTCACCCTGCCCTCCGACCCCGCAACCCTCTCTCGGGCGGGCCATTACGGGCTCGCCAACATGCGGGAGCGCGCAAAGAAGGTATCGGGCGACTTCCGGATGACGTCGGCGCCCGGAAAGGGTACGTGCATCGAGCTCGGGGTCCACGCCGGAGAGGAGCTGGAGCGATGA
- a CDS encoding HesA/MoeB/ThiF family protein — protein sequence MARENVLLARCRPARLLVEQRGAARVHRPLRIPERIQSLCSELLVEAGPGGRGRWRRRRLLAARRGEQRNQGCPARHRCYPARRRRGTPDDATSALGRRALEAGAVPASRVSRRSRSHAVPRRGPDRKPGALARATWSDLRSSRRGHVRDACGASDVGCGRGETRGSLDAGSVALCPHARRGVARATVRSPAPRRLPRGGRRGLARRSAGFAPALASGARRRVDRRGYRAARSPSLLRPAPRDRPDPGGSRGCRAGAGSRRPRARLAGVACRRCRGGVRPRPGRGCNRERTRRARVLARASGMKTAVLLGAGGLGCPAALALAESQPDLRLIIVDPDRVDRSNLARQILYGEADLGAHKAEVAARRTGGEARVARFDAATADELLADADVLLDGTDDFPTRFLANDEALRRGIPLVHGAALGWTGQLLTVLPGRTACLRCLFEGPPDHAPTCAEAGVLAALCGLVGAAMARAALAVLRRDPEAGVLHRWDARTGTHRPLPLERDPACAACAAAASYEARS from the coding sequence ATGGCGCGTGAAAACGTACTGCTCGCGCGGTGTCGACCGGCCCGTCTTCTCGTCGAACAGAGGGGTGCCGCCCGGGTACATCGTCCCCTCCGGATCCCCGAACGGATTCAGTCCCTTTGCAGCGAGCTGCTGGTCGAGGCAGGACCCGGCGGGCGCGGTCGGTGGCGCCGGCGGCGCCTCCTGGCGGCACGGCGCGGCGAGCAGCGCAACCAGGGTTGCCCAGCGCGTCATCGCTGCTATCCTGCCCGGCGGCGGCGAGGAACGCCAGATGACGCCACTTCTGCGCTGGGGCGACGCGCTCTTGAAGCTGGAGCTGTTCCGGCCTCGCGGGTCAGTCGCCGATCGCGTTCCCACGCCGTCCCGCGTCGTGGACCTGACCGGAAACCAGGCGCTCTCGCTCGCGCGACATGGAGCGACCTTCGCTCTTCGCGGCGCGGTCACGTACGAGATGCATGCGGCGCTTCGGATGTGGGGTGTGGCCGTGGTGAAACGCGCGGATCCCTGGACGCCGGATCCGTCGCTCTTTGCCCGCACGCTCGGCGCGGAGTTGCTCGAGCAACTGTCCGAAGCCCCGCCCCTCGTCGTCTGCCCCGCGGCGGACGGCGCGGCCTTGCTCGGCGCTCTGCAGGCTTTGCGCCAGCGCTGGCCTCGGGTGCGCGGCGTCGCGTTGATCGCCGCGGATACCGAGCTGCCCGATCTCCCTCGCTCCTCCGACCTGCCCCGAGAGATCGACCGGATCCGGGTGGGTCGCGCGGATGCCGCGCGGGCGCGGGCTCGCGTCGGCCGCGAGCTCGGCTTGCTGGCGTCGCATGCAGGCGCTGCCGCGGCGGCGTTCGCCCACGGCCAGGGAGGGGTTGCAATCGTGAGCGGACCCGGCGAGCGCGAGTTCTCGCTCGAGCCAGCGGCATGAAGACCGCCGTGCTCCTCGGCGCCGGCGGACTTGGCTGCCCCGCGGCGCTTGCGCTCGCCGAATCCCAGCCGGATCTGCGGCTCATCATCGTCGATCCCGACCGCGTCGATCGGTCCAATCTCGCGCGCCAGATCCTGTACGGCGAAGCGGACCTCGGCGCGCACAAGGCGGAGGTGGCAGCCCGCCGCACCGGCGGGGAAGCGCGGGTGGCCCGATTCGACGCCGCGACCGCGGACGAGCTGCTCGCGGACGCGGACGTCCTGCTCGACGGCACCGACGATTTTCCCACCCGCTTTCTCGCCAACGACGAGGCGCTCCGCCGCGGGATCCCACTCGTCCACGGAGCCGCGCTGGGATGGACTGGCCAACTCCTCACCGTCCTGCCGGGCCGGACGGCCTGCTTGCGATGCCTGTTCGAGGGTCCGCCGGATCATGCGCCCACCTGCGCCGAAGCCGGCGTCCTCGCGGCGCTCTGCGGTCTGGTCGGAGCCGCGATGGCACGCGCCGCCCTGGCGGTCCTGCGCCGCGATCCCGAAGCGGGCGTGTTGCACCGCTGGGATGCGCGGACGGGGACGCACCGTCCGCTCCCGCTCGAGCGCGATCCGGCGTGCGCCGCCTGCGCCGCCGCGGCATCCTATGAGGCAAGGAGTTGA
- a CDS encoding MoaD/ThiS family protein, producing MPVTVKIPAPLRPLTANQGEVAVENAGTVQAVLEQLSRKYPGIREKLLDDKGALRRYVNLFRNDEDVRHAQGLGTELKEGDRLTIVPAIAGGC from the coding sequence ATGCCTGTGACCGTGAAGATCCCCGCCCCGCTGCGCCCGCTGACCGCCAACCAGGGCGAGGTCGCTGTCGAGAATGCCGGAACCGTCCAGGCCGTCCTGGAGCAGCTCTCGCGGAAGTACCCCGGCATCCGGGAAAAGCTGCTCGACGACAAGGGCGCGCTGCGGCGGTACGTGAACCTCTTCCGCAACGACGAGGACGTGCGCCACGCCCAAGGCCTCGGCACCGAGCTGAAGGAAGGCGATCGGCTGACCATCGTGCCGGCGATCGCCGGCGGATGCTGA
- a CDS encoding pyridoxal-phosphate dependent enzyme → MRPRGGRRTGLARRAPPSRALDLLLGPGSKRDHCFHRGAPRRSGCGDGRSAGRNRRDSAGAGDVILDSLTQAVGNTPLVRLPSLEPPGVEIHAKLEWFNPGGSVKDRAALRMVQEALPILRGRTLLDSTSGNTGIAYAWIGAALKIPVALVMPENVSEARKRIARHFGARIIFSDPLEQSDGAIRLARQLAEEEPERWFYIDQYSNEANPRAHEAGTAPEIWEQTEGRVTHAVIGIGTGGTIMGTGRGLKARNRNIEVIAVEPAEALHGLEGLKHMPSSIVPGIYKESELDRKLSVATDPGWDMAERLIKEEGLLAGHSAGAAAVGATQIARELADAGRRGVIVTLFPDRADRYIAPP, encoded by the coding sequence ATGCGGCCGCGTGGTGGTCGACGAACCGGACTGGCACGACGAGCTCCGCCGTCTCGCGCCTTGGACCTCCTTCTCGGGCCCGGTTCAAAGAGAGATCATTGTTTCCACCGGGGCGCGCCGCGAAGGAGCGGATGCGGCGATGGAAGGAGCGCAGGCCGCAATCGACGCGATTCGGCAGGTGCTGGCGACGTGATCCTCGATTCGCTCACGCAGGCGGTCGGCAACACACCGCTGGTGCGGCTGCCTTCCCTCGAGCCACCGGGAGTCGAGATCCATGCCAAGCTGGAGTGGTTCAACCCTGGCGGAAGCGTGAAGGATCGCGCCGCCCTGCGCATGGTCCAGGAAGCGCTGCCCATCCTGCGCGGGAGGACGTTGCTCGACTCGACCAGCGGGAACACCGGTATCGCGTATGCGTGGATCGGAGCGGCGCTGAAGATTCCCGTCGCCTTGGTGATGCCGGAGAACGTCAGCGAAGCGCGCAAGCGCATTGCGCGCCACTTCGGGGCCCGGATCATCTTCAGCGACCCGCTCGAGCAGTCCGACGGCGCCATCCGCCTCGCGCGACAGCTCGCCGAGGAGGAGCCCGAGCGGTGGTTCTACATCGACCAGTACTCGAACGAAGCGAACCCGCGTGCGCACGAGGCGGGCACCGCGCCGGAGATCTGGGAACAGACAGAGGGACGCGTCACGCATGCCGTGATCGGGATCGGCACCGGAGGGACGATCATGGGGACCGGCCGGGGCCTCAAGGCCCGGAACCGGAACATCGAGGTCATCGCGGTCGAGCCCGCCGAGGCGCTGCATGGGCTCGAAGGCCTCAAGCACATGCCCTCGAGCATCGTGCCGGGCATCTACAAGGAGTCCGAGCTGGATCGGAAGCTGAGCGTTGCGACCGATCCCGGTTGGGACATGGCCGAGCGACTGATCAAGGAGGAGGGCCTGCTCGCCGGCCACAGCGCCGGTGCCGCCGCCGTGGGTGCGACGCAGATCGCGCGCGAGCTCGCCGACGCTGGGCGGCGCGGAGTGATCGTGACGTTGTTTCCGGATCGCGCCGACCGGTACATTGCGCCACCATGA
- a CDS encoding M67 family metallopeptidase — protein MIPDDALREIARHARETYPAECCGLLVADASGALRFQAIANIAGSDKGSATSGRSRRDGYVMDPKAVLEALEAVDRSGGRLWGIVHSHPDVGAYFSSEDRDMALGGGEEPLWPGVRYLVVSVRGGQVEGARLYAWDSSRHDFWEEELPAITSFS, from the coding sequence ATGATTCCGGACGACGCGCTGCGAGAGATCGCGCGCCACGCGCGCGAAACGTATCCGGCGGAATGCTGCGGCCTCTTGGTCGCGGATGCGTCGGGCGCGTTGCGCTTCCAGGCTATCGCGAACATTGCCGGTAGCGACAAAGGCTCGGCGACCAGCGGCCGATCGCGCCGGGACGGCTACGTCATGGATCCGAAGGCCGTTCTCGAGGCGCTGGAGGCGGTCGACCGGTCGGGCGGTCGCCTGTGGGGCATCGTCCACTCCCACCCGGACGTCGGTGCCTACTTCTCTAGTGAAGACAGGGACATGGCCTTGGGTGGAGGCGAGGAACCCCTCTGGCCAGGCGTCCGGTATCTCGTTGTCTCGGTCCGCGGCGGCCAGGTCGAAGGCGCACGCTTGTACGCTTGGGACAGCTCACGACACGATTTCTGGGAAGAAGAACTACCAGCGATTACGTCATTTTCCTGA
- the cysC gene encoding adenylyl-sulfate kinase produces MVRRLSEGDRGSMNLGMMGTSGFTVWLTGMSGSGKSTLAQGLANRLRRLGKVVDVLDGPDLEQMLNVGGAATKDERNAEARKLAWVCRLVTRGGGIIIQSAIESPYREARDDARRSIGRFAEVFVECPTETLIQRDKSGKYKRALAGELKTLPGITEPYEPPTHAEVVVDTSKHTVDEAVEHILGQLVAQHLLDPAVAAMKGRPRVQARAATTKPPKPEKKILKMPARKAAKAKRAPPARRQTAARTARADRPRMAAGGKRKR; encoded by the coding sequence ATGGTGCGCCGACTTTCCGAAGGAGATCGCGGGTCCATGAACCTGGGTATGATGGGAACGAGCGGGTTTACCGTTTGGCTGACCGGAATGAGCGGTTCGGGAAAATCCACGCTTGCTCAGGGACTGGCCAACCGCCTGCGGCGGCTCGGGAAAGTGGTCGACGTGCTCGATGGGCCCGACCTGGAGCAGATGCTCAACGTCGGCGGCGCCGCCACCAAGGACGAGCGAAACGCCGAAGCGCGCAAGCTCGCCTGGGTGTGCAGGCTCGTGACTCGCGGCGGCGGGATCATCATCCAGTCCGCCATCGAGAGCCCGTATCGCGAGGCGCGCGACGACGCGCGCAGGAGCATCGGCCGCTTCGCCGAGGTCTTCGTCGAATGTCCGACGGAGACGCTCATTCAGCGGGACAAGTCAGGCAAGTACAAGCGCGCTCTGGCAGGAGAGCTGAAGACGCTCCCGGGGATCACCGAGCCGTACGAGCCGCCCACTCACGCCGAGGTGGTCGTCGACACCAGCAAGCACACCGTCGACGAGGCCGTGGAGCACATCCTCGGGCAGCTCGTCGCGCAGCACCTGCTCGATCCGGCGGTCGCGGCCATGAAGGGAAGGCCGCGGGTCCAGGCGCGCGCGGCGACGACGAAGCCGCCCAAGCCAGAGAAGAAGATCCTCAAGATGCCCGCCCGCAAGGCGGCCAAGGCGAAGCGCGCGCCACCCGCGCGGCGGCAGACGGCTGCACGCACCGCGCGCGCAGACCGCCCGCGCATGGCCGCGGGCGGAAAGCGCAAGCGCTGA